The Paenibacillus sp. MBLB1832 genome has a window encoding:
- a CDS encoding helix-turn-helix transcriptional regulator: MHENDLNVTETSANFAIDDYTNHFLTEYPVHCEYRTIPLEQPLLHSHNGYEIYLVVGGSGHYLVGDRLFPLHAGSLTIIHPKVLHRPYHGRSLEFHRYVLSLDESYLERLHDMFHVSDLSIARLLAEGHADASHYFLTPQQLHVMQTILAELTQYLAARDSLYELAVLRGISAFFLELLPLQKDAASQAIKRDDPQLIGDVLAYLIGHYQENILIEDLVLRFPVSRSQLFTLFKETTGTTIGQFLTEYRLNAAKRLLMESDQTVTDIASATGFGDISHFFHVFKKETGLTPKQYRVEAYKRKGLRKG, translated from the coding sequence GTGCACGAAAACGATTTGAATGTGACGGAGACGTCTGCCAACTTTGCGATCGACGATTATACGAATCATTTTCTGACGGAGTATCCCGTTCATTGTGAATATCGAACTATACCTTTGGAGCAGCCGCTGCTCCATTCCCATAACGGTTATGAAATTTATCTTGTTGTGGGAGGATCTGGCCATTACCTTGTTGGAGATCGACTCTTCCCGCTCCACGCAGGCAGCTTAACGATCATACATCCGAAAGTACTGCATCGTCCTTATCATGGACGGAGTTTAGAATTCCATCGGTACGTCCTCTCGCTCGATGAGTCTTATTTAGAGAGGTTGCATGACATGTTCCATGTATCTGATCTTTCCATTGCTCGTCTGCTTGCCGAGGGGCACGCCGATGCAAGTCATTATTTCCTCACGCCGCAGCAGTTACATGTCATGCAGACAATTCTTGCCGAGCTGACGCAGTATCTTGCTGCGCGAGATTCACTTTATGAGCTGGCCGTGCTGCGAGGAATTAGTGCATTTTTCTTGGAGCTTCTACCTTTGCAAAAGGATGCGGCCTCGCAAGCGATCAAGCGTGATGATCCGCAGCTGATCGGCGATGTGCTCGCCTATTTGATTGGTCATTATCAGGAGAACATTCTGATTGAGGATCTCGTACTGCGCTTCCCAGTGTCTCGTTCGCAGCTGTTTACGTTGTTTAAGGAAACAACTGGCACGACCATCGGCCAGTTTCTGACGGAGTATCGCCTCAATGCGGCGAAACGGCTGCTTATGGAGAGTGACCAGACGGTCACCGACATTGCATCCGCCACGGGCTTTGGCGATATCTCGCATTTCTTTCATGTGTTTAAAAAGGAGACGGGGCTGACCCCGAAGCAGTATCGGGTTGAGGCTTATAAAAGGAAGGGACTGCGCAAGGGGTAG
- the corA gene encoding magnesium/cobalt transporter CorA → MIRTLAVKTDYSVVHDLTLKELHDPSVLWYWVDFHNPNEQEASKLKDHFHFHPLAIEDCFYLLQRPKIDHYADVDFFVMHAINSKTLEAEEVDMFLGKNYIVTFHLHESREIEDAWSRITAHENNRNQGQIYAVYLVLDNLVDQYFPSVYQIEDQLDVIENSMKAEAIETLMNEVFEIRSQLLQLRRTIVPMRDLLYRLISTERIEQIREHLVFFTDIHDHLLKLSEMLDSNREITADIRDSYISLNSNRMNNIMKTLTVITTIFMPLTFIAGLYGMNFTYMPELHWHWGYYTVLLLMIAIGLGMFAWFQKKGWFK, encoded by the coding sequence ATGATACGAACGCTTGCTGTCAAGACCGATTACTCGGTCGTTCACGATCTCACGCTTAAAGAACTTCATGATCCATCCGTCCTCTGGTACTGGGTGGATTTCCATAATCCGAATGAGCAGGAAGCCTCGAAGCTGAAGGATCATTTTCATTTTCACCCACTTGCGATCGAAGACTGCTTCTATCTCCTGCAACGGCCCAAAATCGATCATTATGCGGATGTGGATTTTTTCGTTATGCATGCCATTAATTCCAAAACATTAGAGGCAGAAGAAGTCGATATGTTCCTGGGAAAAAACTACATCGTGACTTTCCATTTGCATGAATCACGTGAAATTGAGGATGCCTGGAGCCGAATTACCGCCCATGAAAACAATCGAAACCAAGGCCAAATCTATGCCGTATATCTCGTCCTGGACAACCTCGTCGATCAATACTTCCCAAGTGTCTACCAAATTGAGGATCAGCTCGATGTCATCGAGAACTCGATGAAAGCCGAAGCGATTGAAACGTTGATGAATGAAGTTTTTGAAATTCGTTCCCAACTGCTTCAATTGCGCCGCACCATCGTCCCGATGCGCGATCTTCTGTACCGACTGATCAGTACGGAACGCATCGAACAGATTCGTGAGCACCTTGTCTTCTTCACTGATATTCATGACCATCTGCTCAAGCTTTCTGAGATGCTTGATTCCAATCGGGAGATTACGGCGGATATTCGAGACAGTTATATTTCACTCAACTCGAATCGCATGAACAACATTATGAAAACCTTAACGGTCATTACCACGATTTTTATGCCGTTAACGTTTATTGCAGGGTTGTACGGGATGAATTTCACCTATATGCCTGAGCTGCATTGGCATTGGGGCTATTATACCGTCCTGCTCCTCATGATCGCCATCGGCTTGGGAATGTTTGCATGGTTTCAGAAAAAGGGCTGGTTCAAGTAG
- a CDS encoding hydroxypyruvate isomerase family protein — MKLSVCVDAVYNRRDFKESVQELRAIGYQAIEFWSWWNKDIDAVADAVEEAGVTVVTFCTKFVSLVDPEQRTTYMEGLSESIMIAKRLNCHQLISQVGQELAGVSREEQTQSLIEGLRACVPLLEKEGITLLIEPLNTHVDHGGYFLASSEEAFRIIREVASPNVKVLYDVYHQQITEGNLIAAIRDNIQWIGHFHAAGCPGRHELNEGELNYEAIFQAIRETGYTGYMGLEYFPRAEPQVGLQSLIK; from the coding sequence ATGAAGCTCTCCGTTTGTGTGGACGCCGTGTACAATAGGCGTGATTTCAAGGAAAGTGTTCAGGAGCTGCGAGCGATCGGCTATCAAGCGATTGAGTTCTGGTCCTGGTGGAATAAGGATATCGATGCCGTTGCGGATGCAGTGGAGGAAGCAGGAGTTACGGTTGTAACATTTTGCACGAAATTCGTAAGCTTGGTTGATCCCGAACAACGCACGACGTATATGGAGGGGCTTTCTGAATCGATCATGATTGCTAAGCGGCTAAATTGCCATCAACTCATTTCACAAGTGGGACAAGAGCTGGCGGGCGTGTCTAGAGAAGAGCAGACCCAATCCTTAATTGAAGGGTTGAGAGCATGCGTTCCGCTTTTGGAAAAAGAGGGCATTACGCTGTTAATAGAGCCGCTGAACACGCATGTAGATCATGGCGGGTACTTCTTGGCTTCCTCCGAAGAAGCATTTCGCATCATCAGAGAAGTGGCAAGCCCGAACGTGAAAGTACTGTACGATGTGTACCATCAACAAATTACGGAGGGCAATTTGATTGCCGCCATCCGTGATAATATCCAGTGGATCGGCCATTTTCATGCGGCAGGCTGCCCAGGCAGGCACGAACTGAATGAAGGAGAGCTGAATTATGAGGCGATCTTCCAAGCCATTAGGGAGACAGGTTATACCGGCTATATGGGACTCGAATATTTCCCGAGAGCCGAACCGCAGGTTGGCTTGCAAAGTCTGATCAAATGA
- a CDS encoding group I truncated hemoglobin — protein MDNATTLYEKLGGEEAISAVVNYFYELVLADETVNHFFAKTDMEKQRKHQTKFISFALGGPNQYTGASMSKAHAGMNLQEEHFQAIATHLHDALAHFNVGADEINQVLAKVSTLKDDVLHK, from the coding sequence ATGGATAACGCAACAACCCTGTACGAGAAGCTCGGTGGAGAAGAAGCCATTTCTGCCGTAGTGAATTACTTTTATGAGCTGGTATTAGCAGATGAGACGGTGAATCACTTTTTCGCCAAGACGGATATGGAGAAGCAGCGCAAGCATCAGACGAAATTTATTAGTTTTGCGCTAGGAGGACCCAATCAGTACACAGGAGCATCGATGTCCAAGGCACATGCAGGCATGAATTTGCAAGAGGAGCATTTCCAAGCAATCGCGACGCATCTGCATGATGCTCTGGCACATTTTAACGTAGGTGCTGATGAGATCAATCAGGTGCTGGCTAAGGTATCGACGCTGAAGGACGATGTATTGCATAAGTAA
- a CDS encoding CYTH domain-containing protein, which translates to MGAEIERKYLLPAFPEAEVARGELTFISKQYIYQTYLAFSDDQEIRVRKLVDSSGEAHYTHTFKSGHGMVREEVEYAITASIYEQLLERTGLIPLEKIRTTLEAGGFTCEIDEYKQIELAVVEVEFADVQEAQSFAAPSWFGRELGAEEEFRNKSMWVKLQKR; encoded by the coding sequence ATGGGTGCCGAAATCGAAAGAAAATATTTATTGCCTGCATTCCCTGAAGCTGAGGTAGCGCGGGGGGAGCTCACTTTCATATCGAAACAATATATTTATCAAACCTATCTGGCCTTCTCCGATGATCAGGAAATTCGCGTGCGGAAGCTTGTAGACAGCTCAGGGGAAGCGCACTATACACATACCTTCAAGTCCGGTCATGGAATGGTGCGGGAGGAAGTCGAGTATGCCATTACTGCGAGCATTTATGAGCAGTTACTCGAACGCACAGGCTTGATTCCGTTAGAGAAGATTCGAACGACGCTGGAAGCAGGCGGGTTTACATGTGAGATCGACGAGTACAAGCAAATTGAGCTGGCCGTTGTCGAGGTCGAGTTTGCCGATGTGCAGGAAGCGCAAAGTTTTGCTGCACCATCTTGGTTCGGCAGAGAGCTAGGCGCTGAAGAAGAATTCCGTAACAAGTCCATGTGGGTGAAATTGCAGAAACGTTAA
- a CDS encoding ParB/RepB/Spo0J family partition protein translates to MDIQQIPMGLIDEDIDQPRYQFDEEALQELMKSISEIGLLSPIKVRTTADQRYKIIYGNRRYKASRMLGLPSMPCIVSNVTNEMEIYLEQIAENLTREGFSPIEEGEAFHKLLHDAKFSSSVKYLSGKLGKPEAYIKNKCDLLKFGNAVKKLIVSGTEIRKDKLTEDQLLPLKDLPIEHRDPLALIMARDEMPVSDVKKIAKMFKDKDISETIKGKLLYKSGPELVETWSTFQNNRAERAKPASVKAPAKAEKVRQAAMPVDEVVQANAVVPPVVGAAETETAAVVHDTPATPRTETSSVGTNHPLQVQLQQVLNAISSPPSSSELQLAQTELNEHEKEKFKEDVTALVTQLEKQLDAWKKVQDLVVSR, encoded by the coding sequence ATGGACATTCAACAAATTCCGATGGGTCTTATCGATGAAGATATTGATCAACCGCGTTATCAATTCGATGAAGAAGCACTGCAAGAATTAATGAAAAGTATTAGTGAAATCGGTCTGCTTTCGCCTATTAAGGTACGTACAACCGCGGATCAACGCTACAAAATTATTTATGGCAACCGTCGATATAAAGCCAGCCGCATGCTTGGACTTCCTTCAATGCCCTGCATCGTTTCGAACGTCACAAATGAGATGGAAATCTATCTGGAGCAAATTGCCGAGAATTTGACGCGCGAAGGTTTCTCTCCGATCGAGGAAGGGGAAGCGTTCCATAAACTGCTGCATGATGCCAAGTTTAGTTCATCCGTGAAATACCTTTCGGGCAAGCTTGGCAAGCCTGAAGCCTACATCAAAAATAAATGCGATCTATTGAAATTTGGCAACGCAGTGAAGAAACTAATCGTCAGTGGAACGGAGATCCGTAAAGATAAACTTACAGAAGATCAATTGCTGCCGCTGAAGGATCTGCCGATCGAGCATCGCGACCCGCTTGCGCTCATTATGGCTCGGGATGAGATGCCTGTCAGCGACGTGAAGAAGATCGCGAAGATGTTTAAAGATAAGGACATCTCTGAGACGATTAAAGGCAAGCTGCTCTACAAATCTGGTCCTGAATTAGTGGAGACGTGGTCCACGTTCCAGAACAATCGGGCAGAACGGGCCAAGCCTGCATCGGTCAAAGCACCTGCTAAGGCGGAGAAGGTCAGACAGGCGGCCATGCCCGTCGATGAGGTTGTACAGGCTAACGCAGTGGTGCCTCCTGTTGTTGGTGCAGCTGAGACTGAGACTGCTGCGGTAGTTCACGATACACCCGCCACTCCGCGAACGGAAACTTCTAGCGTCGGTACGAACCATCCTCTGCAAGTTCAACTGCAACAAGTACTCAATGCGATCTCATCTCCTCCATCCAGCAGTGAGCTTCAACTGGCACAAACGGAGTTGAATGAGCATGAGAAGGAAAAGTTCAAGGAAGACGTAACTGCCTTAGTAACACAATTAGAGAAGCAATTAGACGCTTGGAAAAAGGTCCAAGATCTCGTCGTTTCTCGATAA
- a CDS encoding bifunctional diguanylate cyclase/phosphodiesterase, which translates to MNKMKYAILALIFVLLFTSSESVLQTYKTSLIKELQITESAQLSAKAVALQSVINRNFNLMVSLEAYVNSEDWRNKDDQQVHAYLEALYTGAQASAFNLIIAPQGIMKYVFPKKGNESIINWNLLTDPRQNVQEQIARGLETRKMTTNGPFKLLQGINGLVARKAIYQNGSFWGFVSVAINVDHLLLESGILWNETVGLQLAIRTPGMPAFFGDNEIFVGAPMTAVIDLQDTKWEIAASPSLAAINVINKQILVVRCAILFILILGLIFILYILRQRDRLSQKVNERTQELQVANDDLTAANEELIAGQQELQESTKRMQESEKLLSYMAYHDVLTGIHNRAHFQTILEEQIASDVTKHTPQSRAVLFFDLDNFKMVNDSHGHHTGDSMLQEVVHRVQQSQLKWHTFARFGGDEFAILLEDCANEAEIEAFCEGLIDVLKPPCVLEERSFFINISIGIVQYPKGGTTWDALLKNADIAMYMAKKESGSSYTFFDQKMAQQSILKLEMGNHLRQSLERNELEIVYQPQIDCEQGKIVGVEALLRWNHTNKGYISPSEFIPLSEELGLIVSMGEWVLRGACWQMKEWHNLTQVPLTISVNISVKQLSDERFVDKVIAILAETGLEARYLEMEITENVAMQDEQIVVLHRLRELGIAISVDDFGTHYSSLSYLKRFPVTKIKLDQSFVRDVQIDGKDRAMIKAIISVANAFQLQMIAEGVETEEQASFLVANGCNQIQGYYFYKPMRAEQLQTALQEDLHRKFAFMEADFMSHI; encoded by the coding sequence ATGAACAAAATGAAGTATGCCATCTTAGCTCTCATCTTTGTCCTTTTATTTACTTCATCCGAATCGGTACTCCAAACGTATAAGACGTCTTTAATCAAAGAACTCCAAATTACAGAGAGCGCTCAGTTGTCAGCCAAAGCGGTAGCCCTGCAGTCTGTGATTAACCGCAACTTTAATTTGATGGTCAGCCTTGAAGCGTATGTAAATTCGGAAGACTGGCGAAATAAAGACGATCAGCAAGTTCATGCTTACTTGGAGGCGCTGTACACAGGTGCACAAGCATCTGCTTTTAATCTGATCATTGCACCGCAAGGCATTATGAAATATGTGTTCCCTAAAAAGGGGAATGAAAGCATAATCAACTGGAATCTGCTCACAGATCCTCGTCAAAATGTACAAGAACAAATAGCACGCGGTCTGGAAACGCGGAAGATGACCACGAATGGACCATTCAAGCTGCTTCAGGGTATCAATGGGCTGGTCGCTCGTAAAGCCATCTATCAGAATGGCTCGTTCTGGGGATTTGTTTCCGTAGCGATTAACGTAGACCACTTGTTGCTTGAATCAGGTATTTTGTGGAATGAAACCGTAGGACTTCAGTTGGCCATACGAACCCCAGGCATGCCTGCCTTCTTTGGTGACAATGAGATATTCGTAGGGGCGCCGATGACAGCCGTTATCGATCTTCAGGACACCAAATGGGAGATCGCAGCTTCGCCTTCCCTCGCTGCGATTAACGTGATCAACAAGCAAATCCTCGTTGTTCGATGTGCCATTCTGTTCATCCTTATCCTAGGATTGATCTTTATTCTATACATCCTCCGGCAGCGTGACCGGTTAAGTCAGAAAGTGAACGAACGCACACAAGAACTGCAAGTGGCCAATGATGACTTAACCGCAGCAAACGAAGAGCTGATCGCAGGTCAACAAGAGTTGCAGGAGTCTACGAAACGCATGCAGGAATCAGAAAAACTCCTATCCTATATGGCCTACCATGATGTACTGACAGGCATACATAATCGGGCGCATTTTCAGACAATTCTAGAAGAGCAGATTGCCTCAGATGTGACGAAACACACGCCACAGTCACGAGCCGTCTTGTTCTTCGATCTAGATAATTTCAAAATGGTGAATGATTCACACGGCCATCATACGGGAGACAGCATGCTGCAAGAAGTGGTGCACCGTGTGCAGCAATCCCAGTTGAAGTGGCATACCTTTGCACGCTTCGGTGGAGATGAGTTCGCCATCTTGCTGGAGGATTGTGCGAATGAGGCGGAGATCGAAGCATTTTGCGAGGGGCTGATCGATGTATTGAAGCCGCCATGCGTGTTGGAGGAGCGATCGTTTTTCATCAACATAAGTATCGGCATCGTGCAATATCCGAAAGGTGGCACGACTTGGGATGCGTTATTGAAAAATGCGGATATCGCGATGTATATGGCGAAGAAAGAGAGCGGAAGCTCCTACACCTTCTTCGATCAGAAGATGGCGCAGCAGTCCATACTGAAGCTGGAGATGGGCAATCATCTCCGTCAATCCCTAGAGCGTAACGAACTCGAAATCGTGTATCAACCGCAAATCGACTGTGAACAAGGAAAAATCGTTGGTGTGGAAGCACTGTTGCGTTGGAACCACACGAACAAGGGTTACATATCGCCTTCGGAATTCATTCCACTGTCTGAGGAGCTTGGCCTTATCGTTTCTATGGGCGAATGGGTATTACGCGGCGCATGCTGGCAGATGAAGGAGTGGCATAACTTGACTCAAGTGCCGCTGACCATATCTGTTAATATTTCGGTCAAACAGTTAAGCGATGAGCGCTTTGTGGACAAGGTGATTGCGATTTTGGCGGAAACAGGGCTGGAAGCACGCTATTTGGAGATGGAAATTACAGAGAACGTCGCGATGCAGGACGAGCAAATCGTCGTGCTTCATCGACTGAGAGAACTAGGCATTGCCATTTCCGTGGATGATTTTGGTACGCACTATTCCTCCTTGAGCTACTTGAAAAGGTTTCCCGTAACCAAAATCAAACTAGATCAATCCTTCGTCCGCGATGTACAAATTGATGGCAAAGATCGTGCGATGATCAAGGCGATCATCTCGGTTGCAAATGCGTTTCAGCTGCAGATGATTGCAGAAGGCGTAGAAACCGAGGAGCAGGCTAGCTTCCTGGTAGCCAATGGCTGTAATCAGATTCAAGGCTATTATTTCTATAAGCCAATGAGGGCCGAACAGCTGCAAACTGCCCTGCAGGAAGATTTGCATCGAAAGTTTGCCTTCATGGAAGCCGATTTCATGAGTCATATCTAG
- a CDS encoding histidinol-phosphatase, with translation MKFDLHTHHERCGHAQATIRDYIEAAIAGGLQVIGISDHSPYFGSAEDRAQPAIAMAKSEFPRYIEEVLSLKKEYAGKIKVLLGVESDYFPEHVDIYRQEYAKYPFDYIIGSVHLSGGVSIFNRNRWKKLNETEKVTHKEEYYRLIAESARSGMFNILGHIDAMKGFYPAFSDIATSKVDETLQIIGESGVAIEINTSGKTKDVGGWYPSHEILERALYHGVEVTFGSDAHVPSRVADDWDEVRAALKEIGFKHWVYFENKEKQIVAL, from the coding sequence ATGAAATTCGATTTACATACGCATCATGAACGATGCGGACATGCGCAAGCAACGATACGCGATTATATTGAGGCTGCGATTGCAGGCGGACTGCAAGTCATCGGTATTTCCGATCACTCGCCCTACTTTGGAAGCGCCGAGGATCGCGCGCAACCCGCCATCGCCATGGCGAAAAGTGAGTTTCCACGATACATCGAAGAAGTACTTTCGCTCAAGAAAGAGTACGCTGGCAAAATTAAAGTTTTGCTTGGCGTGGAGTCGGATTACTTCCCTGAGCACGTGGACATTTATCGCCAAGAGTACGCCAAATATCCATTTGACTATATCATCGGATCTGTCCATCTCTCTGGCGGCGTCAGCATCTTCAACCGCAACCGATGGAAGAAATTGAACGAAACGGAAAAGGTTACTCACAAAGAAGAGTACTACCGACTCATTGCTGAATCCGCACGCTCGGGCATGTTCAACATTCTTGGGCACATTGATGCCATGAAGGGCTTCTATCCTGCTTTCTCTGACATTGCCACGTCTAAAGTAGACGAGACCCTGCAAATTATAGGTGAATCAGGCGTTGCCATCGAAATCAATACGTCGGGTAAAACGAAAGATGTCGGCGGCTGGTACCCTTCTCACGAAATTCTTGAGCGGGCGCTGTATCATGGGGTCGAAGTTACCTTCGGTTCCGACGCTCATGTTCCGAGTCGAGTTGCCGACGATTGGGACGAGGTTCGCGCTGCATTGAAGGAAATTGGCTTTAAACACTGGGTCTATTTCGAAAATAAGGAAAAGCAAATCGTCGCGCTTTAA
- a CDS encoding LysR family transcriptional regulator — MNMNQLETLLTISKTMSFRKAGEILNLTQPAVSAQIKSLEDEFGTVLIDRNQPVTLTDSGKLFLEHAEKILRITNDLKQRLSDLSQTPQGHIHIGTTTSIAMQILPRVLSYFQDQFPLIKTTIHSMPSSQIMTSVESSQIDIGITYLFEKNPALETSVLYYDYFELIVSTHHPLARFTHLSIEKLRNIPFIMLSPETAGRRFVDQIFKTYDVSPHIVMELSSSEEVKRMVELNLGVAIISKLSVADEIRHGSLKMVKVNELDITHPVGVVYKSGRYLNNAMQQFLRDLKGMPETQFLGSE, encoded by the coding sequence ATGAATATGAACCAGTTAGAAACGCTGCTCACGATATCGAAGACGATGAGCTTTCGGAAAGCTGGCGAAATTCTAAACTTAACCCAACCTGCCGTTTCCGCCCAAATCAAAAGTCTCGAAGACGAATTCGGCACGGTTCTCATTGATCGCAATCAGCCAGTGACATTAACGGATAGCGGGAAGCTATTTTTAGAGCATGCCGAGAAAATATTACGGATTACGAATGATCTGAAACAGCGGTTGTCGGACCTTAGTCAAACACCGCAGGGTCATATCCATATCGGAACAACAACCTCGATTGCTATGCAGATTTTGCCCAGAGTGCTCTCCTACTTCCAAGACCAATTCCCGCTGATCAAAACAACGATTCACTCCATGCCATCTTCACAAATCATGACTTCGGTGGAGAGCAGCCAGATTGATATCGGGATTACTTATTTATTCGAGAAAAACCCAGCGTTGGAAACATCGGTCTTGTATTACGATTATTTCGAATTAATCGTCTCTACGCATCATCCGCTGGCCCGCTTTACACATTTATCCATCGAGAAGCTGCGTAACATTCCATTTATCATGCTCTCACCAGAGACCGCGGGACGGCGTTTCGTTGATCAAATTTTTAAAACTTATGATGTCTCCCCCCATATTGTGATGGAGTTGTCCAGCAGTGAGGAAGTCAAGCGGATGGTGGAGCTAAACCTCGGTGTTGCGATTATTTCCAAGCTATCTGTCGCAGATGAAATACGGCACGGCTCATTGAAAATGGTGAAAGTCAACGAATTGGATATTACCCATCCAGTCGGCGTAGTATATAAGTCAGGACGTTACTTAAATAATGCCATGCAGCAGTTTCTACGGGATCTTAAAGGCATGCCGGAAACACAATTTCTCGGTTCAGAATAA
- a CDS encoding TIGR01457 family HAD-type hydrolase, which produces MNGFLIDLDGTLYRGHEPIPGAAEFLQWLQQEQLPYLLVTNNSSRTPEQVAEHLQALGMEVPAAAVYTSSQAAAQYLTEQRAGKRVHIIGEAGLRIALDAAGFEEGTTPDYVVQGIDRSFSYEKLTTAVRHLSHGATYVLTNPDRLLPSDGGLMPGAGTLAASITAASGVEPVVIGKPSPIIMAYAIERLGLPAADVWVIGDNVHTDIRGGAMAGCRTALVLTGVATPDNVHEQLASAGLTPDLICNDLPHFISLL; this is translated from the coding sequence ATGAACGGATTTCTTATTGATTTAGACGGGACTTTGTATAGAGGGCACGAGCCTATTCCTGGCGCTGCTGAATTTCTTCAGTGGCTCCAGCAGGAGCAGCTGCCCTACTTGCTCGTGACGAACAATTCGTCCCGTACGCCTGAGCAGGTTGCCGAGCATCTGCAAGCGCTCGGCATGGAGGTGCCTGCAGCGGCCGTCTACACGTCTTCGCAAGCGGCCGCCCAGTACTTGACCGAGCAGCGCGCAGGGAAGCGCGTGCACATCATCGGCGAAGCTGGTCTGCGGATCGCGCTGGACGCAGCCGGCTTTGAGGAAGGGACGACGCCGGATTACGTCGTCCAAGGCATTGATCGCAGCTTCTCGTACGAGAAGCTGACGACCGCGGTCCGCCATTTGAGTCATGGCGCGACCTATGTCTTAACCAATCCCGACAGGCTGCTGCCGTCGGATGGCGGGTTGATGCCAGGGGCGGGCACCCTGGCCGCTTCGATCACCGCCGCCTCTGGCGTGGAGCCGGTGGTGATCGGGAAGCCTTCGCCGATCATTATGGCGTACGCCATTGAGCGGCTCGGTCTGCCTGCCGCCGATGTCTGGGTCATCGGCGATAACGTGCACACCGACATCCGCGGAGGCGCGATGGCGGGGTGTCGAACAGCCCTTGTCTTGACGGGCGTAGCCACGCCAGACAATGTGCACGAGCAGTTGGCGTCGGCGGGCTTGACGCCAGACCTGATCTGCAATGATTTGCCGCACTTCATCTCGCTGCTGTGA